From Microcoleus sp. bin38.metabat.b11b12b14.051:
TTGCAGTACGATCGCCCCAACCGGCAATGAATGACATCAGCAAACTGATTCCCGTTGGCGGAAATACTCAGGAAGTGGCGGTGACAGTTCGCGGTAGGCTTGCGAGTACGCCCCGATTGACTCGCAGCGGACGATCGCAATTTTGGCTAGACACAGATGTAGTTAGCCAAATCAACGGTAGCGAAGGAGGAGTAGTCGTCAACCGCCCAGTATCCGGCAAACTCTACGTTACAGTACCCATTTTGCAAGCAACGGGTTTGTATGCCGACAATACGATCGCAGTTGTGGGCTCGTTGTACAAACCGCAACCGCCCTCAAATCCGGGGGCTTTCGATTTTCAAGCATATCTAGCGAGAGAAGGAGCTTTTGCAGGGATCAAAGGGCGTCAGATTGACTGGAAGAGAGAAAATGCGATCGCGGATGTCAACCGACTTAACAGCAACACGGCTGCTTTTTGGGAGTCAACCGGGATGCAGCCGTCGCCAATTCAAGCGATGCGGATGCGGATCGTGCGATCGCAACTATCGCAGTTGAATATTCTCGAAGGGTCGTTGATCGCTGCGATCGCCCTAGGCAAGCAAGCAGTTGATTTACCTTACAACATCCGCGACTCTTTTGTGCAAGCTGGACTCGCCCACGCGATCGCAGCTTCCGGCACTCAAGTCTCGATGGTTTTGGGTTTGGTTTTAGCTTTAACCAGGCGTTTATCCAAACAATTACAATTTGGTTTTGGCGTCGGTGCTTTATTTTTGCTAGTGGGATTAACAGGCTTTGAAGCTTCAATCTGCCGCGCCGCTTTGATGGGATTTGGCACACTATTTGCTTTGCTGCTGAGCCGCGAAGTTAAGCCGCTGGGATTGCTGTTAATTGCTGCAACTGTTTTACTGCTGGTTAACCCTTTATGGATTTGGGATTTAGGTTTTCAACTGAGTTTTTTGGCGACTTTAGGATTAGTGGTGACAGTGCCGCCGCTGATGGCAAAGTTGGATTGGATGCCTCCGGCGATCGCTTCGATTGTGGTGGTTCCGATCGCCGCTTCTGTTTGGGTGCTGCCGCTGCTACTTTATGTTTTTAGCGTAATATCACCTTACAGTATTTTAGTCAATATTATTGCCGCTCCTTTGCTATGGATTTTGAGTATTGGGGGGATGGTTAGCGCTTTAGCGGGATTGATTTTTCCGCCGGCTGGCAGTATGTTAGCGCAACTGCTGGATTATCCGGCGAAGGGGTTAATTGCGATCGCTCAATATTTCTCGCAATTGCCCGGTAATTCGGTAGCTGTCGGCGAAGTATCGGTGTTTCAACTAATCGCGCTTTACAGTTTAATTTGCTGGGTTTGGCTGGGAAGAAGCAAGAAGGAAGAAGGAAGAGGGAAGAGGGAAGAAGGAAGTTCGGCAACGGATTGTGTAACGGATGTAACGGATGGAAGAAAGGCAGAAAAAAGAGGGAAGAGGGAAGAAAGAAAAGGGAAAAATCAGGGAAAGGGGAGAGGGAAGCAGGGTAAAAGTCGAGTTTTTGCGCTGCGGATTTCTGCGGCTTGGATTTTACCGCTGGCACTTGTGGCGGGAATTGGTATCATAGTTTTGCCTGCTTGGCACGTTCAATCATCTTTGTTTCAAGTTACTTTGCTGGCGACATCTGGCGAACCTGTTTTGGTAATTCAAGATCGGGGAAAAGTGGCGCTAATTAATAGCGGTGATGAAAATACGGTGAGGTTTACGGTGTTGCCTTTTTTGCAGCAGCAAGGAGTTAATTCTGTGAATTTTGCGATCGCCACTCACGGCCACTTAGGTTTGAGCGGTGGTTGGGGAAAATTACTAGAACGCTTGCCAATTGAAACATTTTATGATAACAAAGCTCCCAAACAAATTCACCGCGGTAGCGATCGGGAATTCATCACGGCGGTGGAATCTCGCCAAGGTGTTTACTTTCCTTTAGAAACAAACGGTAGAGTTAATCTGGGTTCGGCGCAGTTGCAGTTGGTGAATGCAGAGATGCCGGTGGTAGAATTGCTTGCGGGCGATCGAACTTGGTTGCTCCTCGGTGAAATGACACCAGAAGCCCAAAAAAAATTAGCAGCAACAGGAACATTGAAGCCGGCTCAAGTGCTATGGTGGTCGGGAACAACCCTCACAGCCGAGTTATTGGGCGCAGTGGGGCCGCAAGTGGCGATCGCCTCTGCCGACGAAATCGACCCTGAAACAGCAGCCCTACTGCACCAAAGCAAAACCCAGATTTTCTGGACAGGGCGCGACGGAGCTCTCCAGTGGACGCCAGCAGGGGGATTTAAGACGACTCTGGAATCCGAAGAAAATCAAACTTCTTTTCTCTAAGGATTTACAATGTGGCGCACCGTGCGGTAAGATACTTTTAGCTCGCATCTTAAGTCAATTGGAGAGGTGGCAGAGCGGTTGAATGCGGTAAACTCGAAATTTACTTTAGGGGTGACTCTAACGTGGGTTCAAATCCCACCCTCTCCGTACATCTAAACATCAATAGGTTTTAGATTTTAGATTTTAGATTTATTCGACAGATGAATCTGGGATTTTGAACTTTAGTCTAAGATTTATCGATATCTACGAATCCTGTCGGAGGCTTGCTTCGCTTTTTTGGCGGGATTGAATGCCAAGCGCGTACCTGATTAACTTAGGTGCGTGCTTTATGCAAGCTTGTAGGGCAGCTTATTGATGCTGGGAAAGATCGATCGCCCAAATCCTGTTTTAGGTCATATATAGAGCGTTACACAACAATTTTATCATGTCTCAAGAGAACGATCGCAAACAATAGGTTTGATGGTTAAGGCTTTAACCCCCATAATTCGAGGACTACAGTCCGAACCATCAAACAGGTTTAACTACCAAAAAAATGGGGTTAGAGCCTCCCCGTTCACGGGGACTTTCTCCATATTTATGAAGAGAGTCGAACATTCCTATGATAAGTATGCTATCATAGGAACGGGAGGAATAAAAAATGCTCGTTCTCGAATTCAAGGCTTACGCAAAACCAAACCAGTTTCAGGCAATTGATGAAGCGATTAGAATTTGTCAATTCATTCGCAACAAATCAATTCGACTGTGGATGGATGGTGGGGCTAAATCTTGGTTCGATCTTTCCAAATACTGTGCGATTTGGGAAGAGAGAGTTTGACTTTGCAAATAAGTTAGGCGCGATGGCTCGACAAGCTAGCGCGGAAAGAGCATGGGCTAGTATTTCTCGGTTTTACGATCATGTCAAAAAAGGCATTAAAGGTAAAAGAGTTGGGTTTCCAAAATTCCAAAAAGACTGTCGCTCTGTTGAATACAAAACTAACTCTTGGAAGCTAAAAGAAGACAGAAAGTCAATCACCTTTACCGATAAATGTGGAATTGGCAGGCTGAAGCTAAAAGGTACGAGGGATCTTAATTTCTATCAACCAGACCAGATTAAGCGGGTGCGATTGGTAAAGAGAGCAGATGGGTATTATGTTCAGTTCTGCGTTCAAGTAGACCGAGTAGAAACTATTTCAATTACAGGAAAAACGATTGGATTGGATGTTGGATTAAAAGAATTTAACACCGATTCAAATGGCGAGATGGTTCCCAATCCTAGATTTCTGCGTAGAGGTGAAGCACGGTTAAAGCGTGCCCAACGTCTTGTAAGTCGGAAGGTCAAAGGTGGTCTAAATCGCCGCAAAGCTAGAGTGATTTTAGGTAAGCGACATCTCAAAATAAGTAGACAGCGTAAAGACCATGCTATCAAATTGGCAAGGTGCGTAATCACATCAAACGATGTAGTAGTTTACGAAGATTTGAGAGTGTCTAACATGGTTAAAAATCACTGTTTAGCCAAGTCTATTAGCGATGCTTCTTGGTACCAATTCCGAGTGTTCTTAGAATATTTCGGCAAAGTATTTGGTCGGATTACTATTGCGGTAAATGCTGCTTACACCAGCCAAGAATGCAGCAATTGCGGTGAAGTCGTTAAAAAGTCCTTATCCACTCGAACTCACGCATGTAAATGTGGATGCGAAATGGATAGAGATCATAACGCCGCAATTAATATCCTCAATCGCGGGATAGGTACGACGGGGCACGTCGGAACCTCTGTACTCGATACAGTAAACGCTTAGGGAGATTGGATCTCTGGGTTAGGTGTGGTAACACTCTTAATTTAAGTCCGGTCTATGATCTAAGAATCCTCGTCGCTTGACTCGCGAGGAGTGTCAAGGTAATATAGCAGTTATTCTATTATTCATTGGAACAAATATGCCCTAGATGACTTTTATGAAATTAATAATATGAGTTTTATGACTATATTCAATGAATTTATGAATTGACTTTAAATAATTTTTTATTGACAATCAATACAGGAACTGACGGCAGCACAAAGCAACTGTCACCCAAATATAGCAGCTAATATCCTGCTTCCTGCTTCCGAGCAATCAAACATATCTAGATGTTCCTACAGGTTAAAAACGGCACATTCCTGGTTGTTCAAGAATTTATTATACTTGACTTGGGAATGGTGAGGTATAAAAACCTTGACAAAATATTTCACTTAGGAGAACTAATCATGTCTCAAAAATTTAAAAAAATTAAACGCCCGCCGCCAATTGTTTTTATTGCACTTCCTTTGATTGCTTGGGGTGCATTTACATTTATTCCAGATATCTTCAAGACTACAAATCGAGGTACATCCGCTTCTGGCAATAGTCGCCTCAGTTTGGGAGATAAAATATTGGTGCAATCGCAAACAACAACAGGAAAAAAAGCAGGCGTCAAAGCTTTTGCTGAGGGGAATTACAAAGAAGCTGTCAAAAATTTTCAGGCATCGCTGCAAGAAAATCGCAACGATCCAGAAACAGTAATTTATTTGAACAATGCCAAAGTAAACAATGATAATCCTCTAAAAATTGCCGTCAGTGTTCCCATTGGAACGAACCCGAATGTAGCGCAAGAAATGCTCCGAGGAGTTGCCCAAGCTCAAGAGGAAGTTAATGCTGCGGGAGGAATTAATGGTGCGGGTTTGCAAGTTTTGATTGCGAATGACGATAATAGTCCAGATGTTGCCAAAGAAGTTGCAACCGAATTAGTAAATGACCAGAAAATTTTAGCAGTAGTCGGACACAATGCTAGCAATGCTTCTTTAGCTGCTGCTCCCACCTATCAAGAAAAAAAACTGGTGATGGTGACGCCAACTAGCTTTGCTAACAATTTATCAGGTTTTGGCAGCTACATTTTTCGGACAGTCCCCGCTATTCAATCGATGGCGGCTCCTTTAGCAGAATATATGGTTAATAAAGCTGGCAAAACTAATGTTGCTATTTGCTATGACTCTCAAGCTCCTGATAATGTATCGTTTAAGGATGAATTTGTTTCGTCGTTTTCGGCTTTGGGTGGCAAGGTAGTGCCTACGGTTTGTGACTTTTCAACGCCGACTTTTAATTCGAGCACTAGCGTTGCTGATGCTCTTAGCA
This genomic window contains:
- a CDS encoding ComEC/Rec2 family competence protein yields the protein MNQATGVIFCIAYILGLLSTGVSWGRYGILALGIAIAVVMPKLLLKYTRNFLKTTKKRRSRTKENALEEPLEMREELSLLSMLPRAKWVWAVAGLVAFLASVYFAVRSPQPAMNDISKLIPVGGNTQEVAVTVRGRLASTPRLTRSGRSQFWLDTDVVSQINGSEGGVVVNRPVSGKLYVTVPILQATGLYADNTIAVVGSLYKPQPPSNPGAFDFQAYLAREGAFAGIKGRQIDWKRENAIADVNRLNSNTAAFWESTGMQPSPIQAMRMRIVRSQLSQLNILEGSLIAAIALGKQAVDLPYNIRDSFVQAGLAHAIAASGTQVSMVLGLVLALTRRLSKQLQFGFGVGALFLLVGLTGFEASICRAALMGFGTLFALLLSREVKPLGLLLIAATVLLLVNPLWIWDLGFQLSFLATLGLVVTVPPLMAKLDWMPPAIASIVVVPIAASVWVLPLLLYVFSVISPYSILVNIIAAPLLWILSIGGMVSALAGLIFPPAGSMLAQLLDYPAKGLIAIAQYFSQLPGNSVAVGEVSVFQLIALYSLICWVWLGRSKKEEGRGKREEGSSATDCVTDVTDGRKAEKRGKREERKGKNQGKGRGKQGKSRVFALRISAAWILPLALVAGIGIIVLPAWHVQSSLFQVTLLATSGEPVLVIQDRGKVALINSGDENTVRFTVLPFLQQQGVNSVNFAIATHGHLGLSGGWGKLLERLPIETFYDNKAPKQIHRGSDREFITAVESRQGVYFPLETNGRVNLGSAQLQLVNAEMPVVELLAGDRTWLLLGEMTPEAQKKLAATGTLKPAQVLWWSGTTLTAELLGAVGPQVAIASADEIDPETAALLHQSKTQIFWTGRDGALQWTPAGGFKTTLESEENQTSFL
- a CDS encoding ABC transporter substrate-binding protein; its protein translation is MSQKFKKIKRPPPIVFIALPLIAWGAFTFIPDIFKTTNRGTSASGNSRLSLGDKILVQSQTTTGKKAGVKAFAEGNYKEAVKNFQASLQENRNDPETVIYLNNAKVNNDNPLKIAVSVPIGTNPNVAQEMLRGVAQAQEEVNAAGGINGAGLQVLIANDDNSPDVAKEVATELVNDQKILAVVGHNASNASLAAAPTYQEKKLVMVTPTSFANNLSGFGSYIFRTVPAIQSMAAPLAEYMVNKAGKTNVAICYDSQAPDNVSFKDEFVSSFSALGGKVVPTVCDFSTPTFNSSTSVADALSKGAQALMVAPFIDRIDRAIDLARVNKSQLALYGSTTLYTFQTVKEGQKDVDGLILSVPWHPDSNPNNPFSKNASQRWGGVVNWRTATSFDATKAIISGLQRSNTRFGLQQALRNPNFVTSGAGEDVKFLPTGDRWNKPILVKVQRQGNDYRFVALP